One segment of Erigeron canadensis isolate Cc75 chromosome 2, C_canadensis_v1, whole genome shotgun sequence DNA contains the following:
- the LOC122587659 gene encoding cold shock protein 1-like, whose amino-acid sequence MSNTGVVVSFYGRKGYGFIKPDQAEENLFVHHSEIKTDGYRTLREGQEVKFSVVELKDGGKKAIKVTPVDNINVKKNRKKRNGKTNGGVDDRVCYNCDGVGHLSRNCTSVVKCVKCGVMAHNVRECPMKTGVVVSFYGPKGYSFIKPDEAGEDLFVHQSDIHTDGYRSLRKGQRVRFLVAEINGTAVKVTPVDKI is encoded by the coding sequence ATGAGTAATACAGGGGTAGTTGTCAGCTTCTATGGTCGAAAGGGTTATGGTTTTATCAAACCCGATCAAGCCGAGGAAAACCTGTTTGTGCACCATTCTGAGATCAAAACAGATGGTTATCGGACTCTTCGTGAAGGTCAGGAGGTTAAGTTTTCGGTTGTTGAGTTGAAAGATGGGGGTAAAAAGGCTATCAAGGTCACCCCTGTTGACAATATAAACGTTAAGAAAAACCGTAAGAAACGTAATGGCAAAACTAATGGCGGGGTTGATGATCGTGTGTGTTATAACTGTGATGGCGTTGGGCATCTTAGTAGAAATTGTACTAGTGTTGTCAAGTGTGTAAAGTGTGGTGTGATGGCCCACAATGTAAGGGAATGTCCTATGAAAACAGGGGTAGTTGTTAGCTTTTATGGTCCCAAAGGTTACAGTTTTATCAAGCCCGACGAAGCCGGGGAAGACTTGTTCGTTCACCAATCTGATATCCACACAGATGGTTACCGATCTCTTCGTAAAGGTCAGAGGGTCAGGTTTTTGGTTGCTGAGATCAATGGGACGGCTGTTAAGGTCACCCCTGTTGACAAAATATAG
- the LOC122586470 gene encoding thaumatin-like protein 1, translating to MVHFQIDHHYLYKLHSHFRYIYIYMGRHSSIVLRFLLFFTLKGVFGTTFTFSNKCDYTVWPGILGTPALESTGFELGKGKSHSLQAPPGWSGRFWGRTGCNFDGTGHGSCATGDCGSGQTECNGAGAAPPATLAEFTLGSGSATQDFYDVSLVDGYNIQMIVEVSGGSGDCSTTGCVDDLNRRCPSELKMADGGGCRSACETFGTPEYCCKGAFDSPASCHPTPYSELFKSACPKSYSYAYDDATSTFTCVAADEYTIIFCPSFRSGSIKAKASNMSEDSLEALLDLYARLASGSGDSNAVTIISPCLFIALAIYVVLLLHTSFL from the exons ATGGTTCATTTTCAAATTGATCACCACTATCTATATAAGTTACATTCACattttcgatatatatatatatatatgggacgTCACTCCAGTATTGTTCTTAGGTTTCTCCTTTTCTTCACTCTGAAAG GAGTTTTTGGGACCACTTTCACATTTTCAAACAAGTGTGACTACACTGTCTGGCCCGGGATTCTGGGCACCCCTGCTCTTGAATCTACGGGATTCGAGCTCGGTAAGGGTAAATCACATTCCTTACAAGCTCCACCAGGGTGGTCGGGCCGCTTCTGGGGAAGAACGGGGTGCAACTTTGATGGGACTGGCCACGGGTCGTGTGCCACAGGGGATTGTGGGTCAGGACAAACAGAATGCAACGGGGCAGGAGCGGCCCCACCAGCCACCCTGGCAGAGTTTACTCTGGGGTCCGGGTCAGCTACCCAGGACTTTTATGATGTCAGCCTTGTTGACGGGTATAATATCCAGATGATTGTGGAAGTGAGTGGTGGGTCGGGTGATTGTTCGACTACAGGTTGTGTCGATGATTTGAACCGACGTTGTCCAAGTGAGCTTAAGATGGCCGATGGTGGAGGGTGTAGGAGTGCATGTGAAACATTTGGTACACCCGAGTATTGTTGTAAAGGTGCCTTTGATTCGCCTGCGTCTTGTCACCCAACTCCTTACTCGGAACTGTTTAAATCGGCGTGTCCAAAGTCGTATAGCTACGCCTACGACGATGCCACGAGTACTTTCACGTGTGTAGCTGCTGATGAATATACCATCATATTTTGTCCCTCATTTCGAAG TGGAAGCATTAAAGCAAAAGCAAGCAATATGAGTGAAGATTCATTAGAGGCATTATTGGATTTGTATGCACGTCTTGCTTCTGGCTCAGGGGATTCAAATGCAGTCACAATAATTAGTCCTTGTTTATTTATTGCGTTGGCTATCTATGTAGTATTACTTTTGCATacatcatttttataa
- the LOC122586471 gene encoding 50S ribosomal protein L18: MAIRALTVPLQFKKCDIFGESCLKIIPIHSTIVRIKPMVIEARARTRVESPKVRNRRLQKKYNGTQKKPRLSVFCSEKQLYAMLVDDQNKKCLFYGSTLQQSVRDSPTCTTIRAAQRVGEELVKTCTDLGIDEISSYDRNGFSRGARMEAFEIALSSHGFLFR, encoded by the exons atggcgATTAGGGCATTAACTGTGCCTCTGCAGTTCAAGAAATGTGATATATTTGGCGAAAGTTGTTTGAAAATAATTCCGATTCATAGTACAA ttgttcgTATAAAGCCGATGGTGATTGAAGCAAGAGCTAGAACGAGGGTAGAAAGTCCAAAAGTTCGGAATAGAAGATTACAAAAAAAG TACAATGGTACACAGAAGAAACCAAGGCTTTCGGTATTCTGTTCAGAAAAGCAGTTGTATGCTATGCTTGTTGATGATCAGAACAAGAAGTGCTTATTTTATGGCAGCACTCTGCAGCAATCAGTCCGTGATAGCCCTACATGTACAACCATT CGAGCAGCACAACGCGTTGGTGAAGAGCTTGTAAAGACGTGTACCGATCTGGGAATTGATGAAATCTCATCTTATGATCGGAATGGGTTTTCCCGAGGCGCAAGAATGGAAGCATTTGAGATTGCATTATCTTCTCATGGGTTTTTGTTTCGGTAG